A single genomic interval of Acipenser ruthenus chromosome 28, fAciRut3.2 maternal haplotype, whole genome shotgun sequence harbors:
- the LOC117434686 gene encoding CUGBP Elav-like family member 1 isoform X5 — MTTSADNCDVNRVDSLSQGLVIENEIGSKKMNGTLDHPDQPDIDTIKMFVGQIPRTWSEKELRELFEPYGSVYEINILRDRSQTPPQSKGCCFVTYYTRKAALEAQNALHNMKILPAMHHPIQMKPADSEKNNELSYNCSVPAIEDRKLFIGMVSKQCNENDIRLMFSPYGQIEESRILRGPDGLSRGCAFVTFTARQMAQSAIKAMHQSQTMEGCSSPIVVKFADTQKDKEQKRIAQQLQQQMQQLNAASMWGNLTGLNTLGPQYLALYLQLLQQTASTGNMNALSNLHPMTGLNAVQLQNLAALAAAAGASQNSMSGTNSLTNSSSPLGLLTSAGAGQQAHSTWDTYKGSSSNSSGNSSLNPMASLGALQSLAGATAGLNVGSLAGMAALNGGLGSGSLSNGTGSTMEALTQACSGIQQYAAAALPTLYNQSLLTQQSLGAAGSQKEGPEGANLFIYHLPQEFGDQDLLQMFMPFGNVISAKVFIDKQTNLSKCFGFVSYDNPVSSQAAIQSMNGFQIGMKRLKVQLKRSKNDSKPY; from the exons ATGACAACGTCTGCTGACAATTGTGATGTTAATCGGGTGGACAGTCTCTCTCAGGGGTTGGTGATTGAGAATGAAATTGG ATCTAAGAAAATGAACGGGACTCTGGACCACCCAGACCAGCCCGACATCGATACCATAAAGATGTTTGTGGGACAGATTCCGCGAACTTggtctgagaaggagctgagagagCTGTTTGAACCGTATGGCAGCGTGTATGAAATCAACATCCTCAGAGACAGAAGTCAAACACCCCCCCAGAGCAAAG gtTGTTGTTTTGTAACCTATTACACTCGTAAAGCAGCATTAGAAGCACAAAATGCCCTTCACAACATGAAGATCCTACCAGCG ATGCATCATCctattcaaatgaaacctgcagacAGTGAGAAGAATAATG AATTATCCTACAATTGTTCTGTTCCAGCTATAGAAGACAGAAAGCTGTTCATAGGAATGGTTTCGAAGCAGTGTAATGAAAACGATATCAGGCTCATGTTTTCGCCGTACGGACAGATTGAGGAAAGTCGAATATTACGCGGACCGGATGGTTTGAGTCGAG GTTGTGCTTTTGTTACTTTCACGGCAAGACAGATGGCACAGTCGGCTATCAAAGCAATGCACCAGTCGCAAACTATGGAG GGCTGCTCCTCTCCGATTGTCGTGAAGTTTGCAGATACGCAGAAAGATAAAGAGCAGAAACGGATTGCACAGCAGCTACAACAGCAGATGCAGCAGCTCAATGCTGCCTCCATGTGGGGGAATCTTACAGGGCTGAACACACTCGGGCCCCAGTACTTGGCA CTTTATTTGCAGCTTCTTCAACAGACCGCCTCGACGGGGAATATGAATGCACTTAGCAACCTTCACCCCATGACGG GGCTAAATGCAGTGCAGTTACAGAACCTGGCTGCATTGGCGGCTGCTGCCGGTGCCTCTCAGAATAGCATGTCTGGCACAAATTCTCTTACCAACTCCAGCAGTCCCCTCGGTCTCCTCACCAGTGCAGGCGCGGGACAGCAGGCACATTCTACCTGGGACACATACAAGG GTTCCTCCTCCAACTCAAGTGGCAACTCTTCACTAAATCCTATGGCTTCTCTTGGAGCTCTGCAGTCCCTTGCAGGTGCAACTGCAGGACTAAACGTTGGGTCTTTAGCAG gaATGGCTGCTTTAAACGGAGGATTAGGGAGTGGAAGTCTTTCGAACGGCACAGGCAGTACGATGGAAGCATTGACTCAGGCATGTTCGGGAATCCAGCAGTACGCTGCAGCTGCATTACCTACACTTTATAACCAGAGTCTGCTAACACAACAGAGCCTCGGGGCTGCGGGGAGCCAGAAAGAAG gTCCCGAAGGAGCGAATCTCTTCATTTACCATCTTCCCCAGGAGTTTGGGGATCAGGATCTGCTCCAAATGTTCATGCCATTCGGGAATGTCATCTCGGCCAAGGTTTTCATTGACAAGCAGACCAACCTCAGCAAGTGTTTCG GTTTTGTAAGTTATGACAATCCAGTCTCATCTCAGGCAGCCATTCAGTCCATGAACGGTTTCCAGATTGGCATGAAGCGACTGAAAGTTCAGCTCAAGCGATCCAAAAACGACAGCAAGCCATACTGA
- the LOC117434686 gene encoding CUGBP Elav-like family member 1-A isoform X7: MNGTLDHPDQPDIDTIKMFVGQIPRTWSEKELRELFEPYGSVYEINILRDRSQTPPQSKGCCFVTYYTRKAALEAQNALHNMKILPAMHHPIQMKPADSEKNNAIEDRKLFIGMVSKQCNENDIRLMFSPYGQIEESRILRGPDGLSRGCAFVTFTARQMAQSAIKAMHQSQTMEGCSSPIVVKFADTQKDKEQKRIAQQLQQQMQQLNAASMWGNLTGLNTLGPQYLALLQQTASTGNMNALSNLHPMTGLNAVQLQNLAALAAAAGASQNSMSGTNSLTNSSSPLGLLTSAGAGQQAHSTWDTYKGSSSNSSGNSSLNPMASLGALQSLAGATAGLNVGSLAGPEGANLFIYHLPQEFGDQDLLQMFMPFGNVISAKVFIDKQTNLSKCFGFVSYDNPVSSQAAIQSMNGFQIGMKRLKVQLKRSKNDSKPY; the protein is encoded by the exons ATGAACGGGACTCTGGACCACCCAGACCAGCCCGACATCGATACCATAAAGATGTTTGTGGGACAGATTCCGCGAACTTggtctgagaaggagctgagagagCTGTTTGAACCGTATGGCAGCGTGTATGAAATCAACATCCTCAGAGACAGAAGTCAAACACCCCCCCAGAGCAAAG gtTGTTGTTTTGTAACCTATTACACTCGTAAAGCAGCATTAGAAGCACAAAATGCCCTTCACAACATGAAGATCCTACCAGCG ATGCATCATCctattcaaatgaaacctgcagacAGTGAGAAGAATAATG CTATAGAAGACAGAAAGCTGTTCATAGGAATGGTTTCGAAGCAGTGTAATGAAAACGATATCAGGCTCATGTTTTCGCCGTACGGACAGATTGAGGAAAGTCGAATATTACGCGGACCGGATGGTTTGAGTCGAG GTTGTGCTTTTGTTACTTTCACGGCAAGACAGATGGCACAGTCGGCTATCAAAGCAATGCACCAGTCGCAAACTATGGAG GGCTGCTCCTCTCCGATTGTCGTGAAGTTTGCAGATACGCAGAAAGATAAAGAGCAGAAACGGATTGCACAGCAGCTACAACAGCAGATGCAGCAGCTCAATGCTGCCTCCATGTGGGGGAATCTTACAGGGCTGAACACACTCGGGCCCCAGTACTTGGCA CTTCTTCAACAGACCGCCTCGACGGGGAATATGAATGCACTTAGCAACCTTCACCCCATGACGG GGCTAAATGCAGTGCAGTTACAGAACCTGGCTGCATTGGCGGCTGCTGCCGGTGCCTCTCAGAATAGCATGTCTGGCACAAATTCTCTTACCAACTCCAGCAGTCCCCTCGGTCTCCTCACCAGTGCAGGCGCGGGACAGCAGGCACATTCTACCTGGGACACATACAAGG GTTCCTCCTCCAACTCAAGTGGCAACTCTTCACTAAATCCTATGGCTTCTCTTGGAGCTCTGCAGTCCCTTGCAGGTGCAACTGCAGGACTAAACGTTGGGTCTTTAGCAG gTCCCGAAGGAGCGAATCTCTTCATTTACCATCTTCCCCAGGAGTTTGGGGATCAGGATCTGCTCCAAATGTTCATGCCATTCGGGAATGTCATCTCGGCCAAGGTTTTCATTGACAAGCAGACCAACCTCAGCAAGTGTTTCG GTTTTGTAAGTTATGACAATCCAGTCTCATCTCAGGCAGCCATTCAGTCCATGAACGGTTTCCAGATTGGCATGAAGCGACTGAAAGTTCAGCTCAAGCGATCCAAAAACGACAGCAAGCCATACTGA
- the LOC117434686 gene encoding CUGBP Elav-like family member 1 isoform X3, translating into MNGTLDHPDQPDIDTIKMFVGQIPRTWSEKELRELFEPYGSVYEINILRDRSQTPPQSKGCCFVTYYTRKAALEAQNALHNMKILPAMHHPIQMKPADSEKNNAIEDRKLFIGMVSKQCNENDIRLMFSPYGQIEESRILRGPDGLSRGCAFVTFTARQMAQSAIKAMHQSQTMEGCSSPIVVKFADTQKDKEQKRIAQQLQQQMQQLNAASMWGNLTGLNTLGPQYLALYLQLLQQTASTGNMNALSNLHPMTGLNAVQLQNLAALAAAAGASQNSMSGTNSLTNSSSPLGLLTSAGAGQQAHSTWDTYKGSSSNSSGNSSLNPMASLGALQSLAGATAGLNVGSLAGMAALNGGLGSGSLSNGTGSTMEALTQACSGIQQYAAAALPTLYNQSLLTQQSLGAAGSQKEGPEGANLFIYHLPQEFGDQDLLQMFMPFGNVISAKVFIDKQTNLSKCFGFVSYDNPVSSQAAIQSMNGFQIGMKRLKVQLKRSKNDSKPY; encoded by the exons ATGAACGGGACTCTGGACCACCCAGACCAGCCCGACATCGATACCATAAAGATGTTTGTGGGACAGATTCCGCGAACTTggtctgagaaggagctgagagagCTGTTTGAACCGTATGGCAGCGTGTATGAAATCAACATCCTCAGAGACAGAAGTCAAACACCCCCCCAGAGCAAAG gtTGTTGTTTTGTAACCTATTACACTCGTAAAGCAGCATTAGAAGCACAAAATGCCCTTCACAACATGAAGATCCTACCAGCG ATGCATCATCctattcaaatgaaacctgcagacAGTGAGAAGAATAATG CTATAGAAGACAGAAAGCTGTTCATAGGAATGGTTTCGAAGCAGTGTAATGAAAACGATATCAGGCTCATGTTTTCGCCGTACGGACAGATTGAGGAAAGTCGAATATTACGCGGACCGGATGGTTTGAGTCGAG GTTGTGCTTTTGTTACTTTCACGGCAAGACAGATGGCACAGTCGGCTATCAAAGCAATGCACCAGTCGCAAACTATGGAG GGCTGCTCCTCTCCGATTGTCGTGAAGTTTGCAGATACGCAGAAAGATAAAGAGCAGAAACGGATTGCACAGCAGCTACAACAGCAGATGCAGCAGCTCAATGCTGCCTCCATGTGGGGGAATCTTACAGGGCTGAACACACTCGGGCCCCAGTACTTGGCA CTTTATTTGCAGCTTCTTCAACAGACCGCCTCGACGGGGAATATGAATGCACTTAGCAACCTTCACCCCATGACGG GGCTAAATGCAGTGCAGTTACAGAACCTGGCTGCATTGGCGGCTGCTGCCGGTGCCTCTCAGAATAGCATGTCTGGCACAAATTCTCTTACCAACTCCAGCAGTCCCCTCGGTCTCCTCACCAGTGCAGGCGCGGGACAGCAGGCACATTCTACCTGGGACACATACAAGG GTTCCTCCTCCAACTCAAGTGGCAACTCTTCACTAAATCCTATGGCTTCTCTTGGAGCTCTGCAGTCCCTTGCAGGTGCAACTGCAGGACTAAACGTTGGGTCTTTAGCAG gaATGGCTGCTTTAAACGGAGGATTAGGGAGTGGAAGTCTTTCGAACGGCACAGGCAGTACGATGGAAGCATTGACTCAGGCATGTTCGGGAATCCAGCAGTACGCTGCAGCTGCATTACCTACACTTTATAACCAGAGTCTGCTAACACAACAGAGCCTCGGGGCTGCGGGGAGCCAGAAAGAAG gTCCCGAAGGAGCGAATCTCTTCATTTACCATCTTCCCCAGGAGTTTGGGGATCAGGATCTGCTCCAAATGTTCATGCCATTCGGGAATGTCATCTCGGCCAAGGTTTTCATTGACAAGCAGACCAACCTCAGCAAGTGTTTCG GTTTTGTAAGTTATGACAATCCAGTCTCATCTCAGGCAGCCATTCAGTCCATGAACGGTTTCCAGATTGGCATGAAGCGACTGAAAGTTCAGCTCAAGCGATCCAAAAACGACAGCAAGCCATACTGA
- the LOC117434686 gene encoding CUGBP Elav-like family member 1-A isoform X6 has product MNGTLDHPDQPDIDTIKMFVGQIPRTWSEKELRELFEPYGSVYEINILRDRSQTPPQSKGCCFVTYYTRKAALEAQNALHNMKILPAMHHPIQMKPADSEKNNELSYNCSVPAIEDRKLFIGMVSKQCNENDIRLMFSPYGQIEESRILRGPDGLSRGCAFVTFTARQMAQSAIKAMHQSQTMEGCSSPIVVKFADTQKDKEQKRIAQQLQQQMQQLNAASMWGNLTGLNTLGPQYLALYLQLLQQTASTGNMNALSNLHPMTGLNAVQLQNLAALAAAAGASQNSMSGTNSLTNSSSPLGLLTSAGAGQQAHSTWDTYKGSSSNSSGNSSLNPMASLGALQSLAGATAGLNVGSLAGPEGANLFIYHLPQEFGDQDLLQMFMPFGNVISAKVFIDKQTNLSKCFGFVSYDNPVSSQAAIQSMNGFQIGMKRLKVQLKRSKNDSKPY; this is encoded by the exons ATGAACGGGACTCTGGACCACCCAGACCAGCCCGACATCGATACCATAAAGATGTTTGTGGGACAGATTCCGCGAACTTggtctgagaaggagctgagagagCTGTTTGAACCGTATGGCAGCGTGTATGAAATCAACATCCTCAGAGACAGAAGTCAAACACCCCCCCAGAGCAAAG gtTGTTGTTTTGTAACCTATTACACTCGTAAAGCAGCATTAGAAGCACAAAATGCCCTTCACAACATGAAGATCCTACCAGCG ATGCATCATCctattcaaatgaaacctgcagacAGTGAGAAGAATAATG AATTATCCTACAATTGTTCTGTTCCAGCTATAGAAGACAGAAAGCTGTTCATAGGAATGGTTTCGAAGCAGTGTAATGAAAACGATATCAGGCTCATGTTTTCGCCGTACGGACAGATTGAGGAAAGTCGAATATTACGCGGACCGGATGGTTTGAGTCGAG GTTGTGCTTTTGTTACTTTCACGGCAAGACAGATGGCACAGTCGGCTATCAAAGCAATGCACCAGTCGCAAACTATGGAG GGCTGCTCCTCTCCGATTGTCGTGAAGTTTGCAGATACGCAGAAAGATAAAGAGCAGAAACGGATTGCACAGCAGCTACAACAGCAGATGCAGCAGCTCAATGCTGCCTCCATGTGGGGGAATCTTACAGGGCTGAACACACTCGGGCCCCAGTACTTGGCA CTTTATTTGCAGCTTCTTCAACAGACCGCCTCGACGGGGAATATGAATGCACTTAGCAACCTTCACCCCATGACGG GGCTAAATGCAGTGCAGTTACAGAACCTGGCTGCATTGGCGGCTGCTGCCGGTGCCTCTCAGAATAGCATGTCTGGCACAAATTCTCTTACCAACTCCAGCAGTCCCCTCGGTCTCCTCACCAGTGCAGGCGCGGGACAGCAGGCACATTCTACCTGGGACACATACAAGG GTTCCTCCTCCAACTCAAGTGGCAACTCTTCACTAAATCCTATGGCTTCTCTTGGAGCTCTGCAGTCCCTTGCAGGTGCAACTGCAGGACTAAACGTTGGGTCTTTAGCAG gTCCCGAAGGAGCGAATCTCTTCATTTACCATCTTCCCCAGGAGTTTGGGGATCAGGATCTGCTCCAAATGTTCATGCCATTCGGGAATGTCATCTCGGCCAAGGTTTTCATTGACAAGCAGACCAACCTCAGCAAGTGTTTCG GTTTTGTAAGTTATGACAATCCAGTCTCATCTCAGGCAGCCATTCAGTCCATGAACGGTTTCCAGATTGGCATGAAGCGACTGAAAGTTCAGCTCAAGCGATCCAAAAACGACAGCAAGCCATACTGA
- the LOC117434686 gene encoding CUGBP Elav-like family member 1 isoform X4 encodes MNGTLDHPDQPDIDTIKMFVGQIPRTWSEKELRELFEPYGSVYEINILRDRSQTPPQSKGCCFVTYYTRKAALEAQNALHNMKILPAMHHPIQMKPADSEKNNAIEDRKLFIGMVSKQCNENDIRLMFSPYGQIEESRILRGPDGLSRGCAFVTFTARQMAQSAIKAMHQSQTMEGCSSPIVVKFADTQKDKEQKRIAQQLQQQMQQLNAASMWGNLTGLNTLGPQYLALLQQTASTGNMNALSNLHPMTGLNAVQLQNLAALAAAAGASQNSMSGTNSLTNSSSPLGLLTSAGAGQQAHSTWDTYKGSSSNSSGNSSLNPMASLGALQSLAGATAGLNVGSLAGMAALNGGLGSGSLSNGTGSTMEALTQACSGIQQYAAAALPTLYNQSLLTQQSLGAAGSQKEGPEGANLFIYHLPQEFGDQDLLQMFMPFGNVISAKVFIDKQTNLSKCFGFVSYDNPVSSQAAIQSMNGFQIGMKRLKVQLKRSKNDSKPY; translated from the exons ATGAACGGGACTCTGGACCACCCAGACCAGCCCGACATCGATACCATAAAGATGTTTGTGGGACAGATTCCGCGAACTTggtctgagaaggagctgagagagCTGTTTGAACCGTATGGCAGCGTGTATGAAATCAACATCCTCAGAGACAGAAGTCAAACACCCCCCCAGAGCAAAG gtTGTTGTTTTGTAACCTATTACACTCGTAAAGCAGCATTAGAAGCACAAAATGCCCTTCACAACATGAAGATCCTACCAGCG ATGCATCATCctattcaaatgaaacctgcagacAGTGAGAAGAATAATG CTATAGAAGACAGAAAGCTGTTCATAGGAATGGTTTCGAAGCAGTGTAATGAAAACGATATCAGGCTCATGTTTTCGCCGTACGGACAGATTGAGGAAAGTCGAATATTACGCGGACCGGATGGTTTGAGTCGAG GTTGTGCTTTTGTTACTTTCACGGCAAGACAGATGGCACAGTCGGCTATCAAAGCAATGCACCAGTCGCAAACTATGGAG GGCTGCTCCTCTCCGATTGTCGTGAAGTTTGCAGATACGCAGAAAGATAAAGAGCAGAAACGGATTGCACAGCAGCTACAACAGCAGATGCAGCAGCTCAATGCTGCCTCCATGTGGGGGAATCTTACAGGGCTGAACACACTCGGGCCCCAGTACTTGGCA CTTCTTCAACAGACCGCCTCGACGGGGAATATGAATGCACTTAGCAACCTTCACCCCATGACGG GGCTAAATGCAGTGCAGTTACAGAACCTGGCTGCATTGGCGGCTGCTGCCGGTGCCTCTCAGAATAGCATGTCTGGCACAAATTCTCTTACCAACTCCAGCAGTCCCCTCGGTCTCCTCACCAGTGCAGGCGCGGGACAGCAGGCACATTCTACCTGGGACACATACAAGG GTTCCTCCTCCAACTCAAGTGGCAACTCTTCACTAAATCCTATGGCTTCTCTTGGAGCTCTGCAGTCCCTTGCAGGTGCAACTGCAGGACTAAACGTTGGGTCTTTAGCAG gaATGGCTGCTTTAAACGGAGGATTAGGGAGTGGAAGTCTTTCGAACGGCACAGGCAGTACGATGGAAGCATTGACTCAGGCATGTTCGGGAATCCAGCAGTACGCTGCAGCTGCATTACCTACACTTTATAACCAGAGTCTGCTAACACAACAGAGCCTCGGGGCTGCGGGGAGCCAGAAAGAAG gTCCCGAAGGAGCGAATCTCTTCATTTACCATCTTCCCCAGGAGTTTGGGGATCAGGATCTGCTCCAAATGTTCATGCCATTCGGGAATGTCATCTCGGCCAAGGTTTTCATTGACAAGCAGACCAACCTCAGCAAGTGTTTCG GTTTTGTAAGTTATGACAATCCAGTCTCATCTCAGGCAGCCATTCAGTCCATGAACGGTTTCCAGATTGGCATGAAGCGACTGAAAGTTCAGCTCAAGCGATCCAAAAACGACAGCAAGCCATACTGA
- the LOC117434686 gene encoding CUGBP Elav-like family member 1 isoform X1, whose amino-acid sequence MNGTLDHPDQPDIDTIKMFVGQIPRTWSEKELRELFEPYGSVYEINILRDRSQTPPQSKGCCFVTYYTRKAALEAQNALHNMKILPAMHHPIQMKPADSEKNNELSYNCSVPAIEDRKLFIGMVSKQCNENDIRLMFSPYGQIEESRILRGPDGLSRGCAFVTFTARQMAQSAIKAMHQSQTMEGCSSPIVVKFADTQKDKEQKRIAQQLQQQMQQLNAASMWGNLTGLNTLGPQYLALYLQLLQQTASTGNMNALSNLHPMTGLNAVQLQNLAALAAAAGASQNSMSGTNSLTNSSSPLGLLTSAGAGQQAHSTWDTYKGSSSNSSGNSSLNPMASLGALQSLAGATAGLNVGSLAGMAALNGGLGSGSLSNGTGSTMEALTQACSGIQQYAAAALPTLYNQSLLTQQSLGAAGSQKEGPEGANLFIYHLPQEFGDQDLLQMFMPFGNVISAKVFIDKQTNLSKCFGFVSYDNPVSSQAAIQSMNGFQIGMKRLKVQLKRSKNDSKPY is encoded by the exons ATGAACGGGACTCTGGACCACCCAGACCAGCCCGACATCGATACCATAAAGATGTTTGTGGGACAGATTCCGCGAACTTggtctgagaaggagctgagagagCTGTTTGAACCGTATGGCAGCGTGTATGAAATCAACATCCTCAGAGACAGAAGTCAAACACCCCCCCAGAGCAAAG gtTGTTGTTTTGTAACCTATTACACTCGTAAAGCAGCATTAGAAGCACAAAATGCCCTTCACAACATGAAGATCCTACCAGCG ATGCATCATCctattcaaatgaaacctgcagacAGTGAGAAGAATAATG AATTATCCTACAATTGTTCTGTTCCAGCTATAGAAGACAGAAAGCTGTTCATAGGAATGGTTTCGAAGCAGTGTAATGAAAACGATATCAGGCTCATGTTTTCGCCGTACGGACAGATTGAGGAAAGTCGAATATTACGCGGACCGGATGGTTTGAGTCGAG GTTGTGCTTTTGTTACTTTCACGGCAAGACAGATGGCACAGTCGGCTATCAAAGCAATGCACCAGTCGCAAACTATGGAG GGCTGCTCCTCTCCGATTGTCGTGAAGTTTGCAGATACGCAGAAAGATAAAGAGCAGAAACGGATTGCACAGCAGCTACAACAGCAGATGCAGCAGCTCAATGCTGCCTCCATGTGGGGGAATCTTACAGGGCTGAACACACTCGGGCCCCAGTACTTGGCA CTTTATTTGCAGCTTCTTCAACAGACCGCCTCGACGGGGAATATGAATGCACTTAGCAACCTTCACCCCATGACGG GGCTAAATGCAGTGCAGTTACAGAACCTGGCTGCATTGGCGGCTGCTGCCGGTGCCTCTCAGAATAGCATGTCTGGCACAAATTCTCTTACCAACTCCAGCAGTCCCCTCGGTCTCCTCACCAGTGCAGGCGCGGGACAGCAGGCACATTCTACCTGGGACACATACAAGG GTTCCTCCTCCAACTCAAGTGGCAACTCTTCACTAAATCCTATGGCTTCTCTTGGAGCTCTGCAGTCCCTTGCAGGTGCAACTGCAGGACTAAACGTTGGGTCTTTAGCAG gaATGGCTGCTTTAAACGGAGGATTAGGGAGTGGAAGTCTTTCGAACGGCACAGGCAGTACGATGGAAGCATTGACTCAGGCATGTTCGGGAATCCAGCAGTACGCTGCAGCTGCATTACCTACACTTTATAACCAGAGTCTGCTAACACAACAGAGCCTCGGGGCTGCGGGGAGCCAGAAAGAAG gTCCCGAAGGAGCGAATCTCTTCATTTACCATCTTCCCCAGGAGTTTGGGGATCAGGATCTGCTCCAAATGTTCATGCCATTCGGGAATGTCATCTCGGCCAAGGTTTTCATTGACAAGCAGACCAACCTCAGCAAGTGTTTCG GTTTTGTAAGTTATGACAATCCAGTCTCATCTCAGGCAGCCATTCAGTCCATGAACGGTTTCCAGATTGGCATGAAGCGACTGAAAGTTCAGCTCAAGCGATCCAAAAACGACAGCAAGCCATACTGA
- the LOC117434686 gene encoding CUGBP Elav-like family member 1 isoform X2 encodes MNGTLDHPDQPDIDTIKMFVGQIPRTWSEKELRELFEPYGSVYEINILRDRSQTPPQSKGCCFVTYYTRKAALEAQNALHNMKILPAMHHPIQMKPADSEKNNELSYNCSVPAIEDRKLFIGMVSKQCNENDIRLMFSPYGQIEESRILRGPDGLSRGCAFVTFTARQMAQSAIKAMHQSQTMEGCSSPIVVKFADTQKDKEQKRIAQQLQQQMQQLNAASMWGNLTGLNTLGPQYLALLQQTASTGNMNALSNLHPMTGLNAVQLQNLAALAAAAGASQNSMSGTNSLTNSSSPLGLLTSAGAGQQAHSTWDTYKGSSSNSSGNSSLNPMASLGALQSLAGATAGLNVGSLAGMAALNGGLGSGSLSNGTGSTMEALTQACSGIQQYAAAALPTLYNQSLLTQQSLGAAGSQKEGPEGANLFIYHLPQEFGDQDLLQMFMPFGNVISAKVFIDKQTNLSKCFGFVSYDNPVSSQAAIQSMNGFQIGMKRLKVQLKRSKNDSKPY; translated from the exons ATGAACGGGACTCTGGACCACCCAGACCAGCCCGACATCGATACCATAAAGATGTTTGTGGGACAGATTCCGCGAACTTggtctgagaaggagctgagagagCTGTTTGAACCGTATGGCAGCGTGTATGAAATCAACATCCTCAGAGACAGAAGTCAAACACCCCCCCAGAGCAAAG gtTGTTGTTTTGTAACCTATTACACTCGTAAAGCAGCATTAGAAGCACAAAATGCCCTTCACAACATGAAGATCCTACCAGCG ATGCATCATCctattcaaatgaaacctgcagacAGTGAGAAGAATAATG AATTATCCTACAATTGTTCTGTTCCAGCTATAGAAGACAGAAAGCTGTTCATAGGAATGGTTTCGAAGCAGTGTAATGAAAACGATATCAGGCTCATGTTTTCGCCGTACGGACAGATTGAGGAAAGTCGAATATTACGCGGACCGGATGGTTTGAGTCGAG GTTGTGCTTTTGTTACTTTCACGGCAAGACAGATGGCACAGTCGGCTATCAAAGCAATGCACCAGTCGCAAACTATGGAG GGCTGCTCCTCTCCGATTGTCGTGAAGTTTGCAGATACGCAGAAAGATAAAGAGCAGAAACGGATTGCACAGCAGCTACAACAGCAGATGCAGCAGCTCAATGCTGCCTCCATGTGGGGGAATCTTACAGGGCTGAACACACTCGGGCCCCAGTACTTGGCA CTTCTTCAACAGACCGCCTCGACGGGGAATATGAATGCACTTAGCAACCTTCACCCCATGACGG GGCTAAATGCAGTGCAGTTACAGAACCTGGCTGCATTGGCGGCTGCTGCCGGTGCCTCTCAGAATAGCATGTCTGGCACAAATTCTCTTACCAACTCCAGCAGTCCCCTCGGTCTCCTCACCAGTGCAGGCGCGGGACAGCAGGCACATTCTACCTGGGACACATACAAGG GTTCCTCCTCCAACTCAAGTGGCAACTCTTCACTAAATCCTATGGCTTCTCTTGGAGCTCTGCAGTCCCTTGCAGGTGCAACTGCAGGACTAAACGTTGGGTCTTTAGCAG gaATGGCTGCTTTAAACGGAGGATTAGGGAGTGGAAGTCTTTCGAACGGCACAGGCAGTACGATGGAAGCATTGACTCAGGCATGTTCGGGAATCCAGCAGTACGCTGCAGCTGCATTACCTACACTTTATAACCAGAGTCTGCTAACACAACAGAGCCTCGGGGCTGCGGGGAGCCAGAAAGAAG gTCCCGAAGGAGCGAATCTCTTCATTTACCATCTTCCCCAGGAGTTTGGGGATCAGGATCTGCTCCAAATGTTCATGCCATTCGGGAATGTCATCTCGGCCAAGGTTTTCATTGACAAGCAGACCAACCTCAGCAAGTGTTTCG GTTTTGTAAGTTATGACAATCCAGTCTCATCTCAGGCAGCCATTCAGTCCATGAACGGTTTCCAGATTGGCATGAAGCGACTGAAAGTTCAGCTCAAGCGATCCAAAAACGACAGCAAGCCATACTGA